The sequence TGTTGATTGTGGAAGCTGCCGCCCAAGAATCTAATACTAACTTGGGTTTGGGCGTATTATCTAATAAAACATTACCGCTACTATCGGTAACGCGAGCAATTACCGTTGTTGGTGATTGCCAACCATAATTTGCAAAAGTAGCGTAAGCAGAAGCCATTTCTAACGGCGTGACTCCAATAGCGCCCAGGGGCAGAGAAGTTACCGGTTCCATTGGACTCATAATCCCTAAAGTCCGACTGGTTTCAACTACCTTATTCATACCGATAGCTTTACCAACCTTAATCACGGGAATATTCCGAGATAGCTTGAGAGCATGACGAATTGACATAGCACCGCCGAAACTGCTGTCATAGTTACGCGGTCTGTACCAACCGCTACCGTCTCGATAGCTGACTGGAGTATCGTAGACGATTGAATTGGGAGTATATTTACCAGTGGCAAATGCAGCGTAGTAAACAAAAGGTTTAAAAGCAGAACCGGGCTGTCTTTGGGCTTGGGTACCTCGGTTAAATTCGCTTTTTTTGGAATCTACACCACCAACCAATGCTTTAACGTAATGAGTGCGGGGGTCTACGGCTACCAAAGCAATTTGGTTTTTGTATAAACCACGTCTGAGTAACCGGTAATGCCATTTCTTAACGACACTCTCCGCCATCTTCTGGAAGTCAATATCGACGGTAGTTTGTACCCGCATACCGCCTTTAAGCAATGCATCGCGACCAAATTTCTTCGCTAATTCTCGCGAAACTTCGTTTGTAATATAAGGTAAAGCACTACCTCCAAAAGACCTAATTTTACCCAGCTTAATCTCTTGTTTTAGTGCGTCATCGTGTTCTTTTTGACTAATCCAACCCAAAGTCAGCATTCGTCCTAAAACGGTTTTTTGCTGGAATTTGGCTTTTTTTATGCTTACAAATGGACTGTATTGCTCTGGAGCTTGGATTAAACCAGCCATCATTGCCGATTCAGCCAAAGTCAGTTGGCTCGCCGACTTATTGAAGTAACTTCTGGCGGCTGTTTGAACACCATAATTATTGTGACCCCAATAAACTTGATTGAGGTACATTTCTAAAATATCGTCCTTAGAAAGAATTTGTTCTAAGCGAATAGCTAATACGGCTTCAGCTAACTTACGAGTATATTCGCGTCGGCGACTCAGAAACAGGTTCTTTACCAACTGCATGGTGATAGTCGAAGCACCTTGACTAACACCACCAGATGTATAGTTAGTAACAATAGCGCGACCTACACCTTTGGGGTTGATACCGTGGTGAAAATAAAAATCGCTATCTTCGCTGGCTAGTACGGCTCGCTTTAGTTCTGGAGAAATGTTCTCTCTAGTAACAACTTCCCGGTTAGCTTCACCGTGTAAACTCGTAAGTAACTTACCCTTTATATCGTAAATATAAGTTGTTTCTGAAGGAAAAAAGTTACGTAGCTGCCTGACATCTGGTAAATTACGGAAACTAATTGCTAAACCGACTAATCCTCCCGCTACAATAGAGCTTGTCAGCATCGTGGCAGCTAAAAGAGTTCCGCCAGCGACCTGACCGACTCCTTTGATAAATTCAAAGCCTGACGAAACCGGAGCCTGGGGCTGCTTTTTTTCAAAAGTCCTAGATGACACGGCTATCTCACTTCCTCACTTGTAAATAATAAGTCTAATTAATAAAGGCAGGTTAAAGCGGTTGTTTTTTGTAATTATATTAGTCTGTAGTTTGGAGCCATCTCTATTATTTATAGAGCGATTTTAACTAAGCTTACAACCAGAGTTAACACTATAAGTAACAATTTCTAAACTAGTATGGGGCATACAGAATCTTGGCTACATCGGGGTACTGTGGAAATTTTTCCTCAAGGAGACAATTCCGATAAACAGTCCGAAAGTCTCGAAAAGCTTTTGGAAACAGCAAACAGACCTTTAAGGATTAAATTTGGAATTGACCCTACAGGTGCGGATGTTCACCTAGGTCATAGTATACCAATGCGGAAATTGCGAGCTTTCCAAGATAATGGTCATACAGCTGTGCTGATTATTGGCGATTTTACCGCTAGAATAGGCGACCCGTCAGGTAAATCCGAAACACGTCGTCAACTTACGCAAGAACAAGTAGAGCAAAATGCTAAAAACTATCTAGAGCAAGTTAAACCGATTTTGGATTTTGATACCCCAGGTAGGCTAGAAGTACGTTATAACTCCGAATGGCTAAATAAGTTAGACTTAGGGCAAATTTTGGAGTTGCTTTCAACGATGACAGTGCAACAGATGTTAGCAAAGGAAGGCTTTGCCGAACGCTATAAGAAAGAGAATCCTATTTTTATTCATGAGTTCCTATATCCATTGATGCAGGGTTACGATTCAGTTGCTGTTGATTCAGATGTAGAATTAGGAGCAACTGACCAAAAGTTTAACATTGCTGTAGGGCGGGATTTACAACGTCACTTTGGTAAAAAGCCTCAATTTGGGTTGTTGTTACCAATTTTAGTTGGTACGGATGGCGTTCAAAAAATGTCCAAATCCTTGAATAACTATGTAGCTGTTGCAGAACACCCCTCACAAAAGTATCAGAAACTACAAGCTGTCCCCGACGAACTACTTTCTGATTATTTTGAACTACTTACCGATTTAAATAAAGACAATTTGCCAGACAATCCTAGAGAACGCCAACAATTATTAGCCAAAGAAGTTGTAACTCAGTATCATGGCGAACAAGCAGCGATAGAAGCAGAAAAAGCTGCTGCATCTGGAGGTAAAGCAGGAGAAGTTCCTGAATATTCCCTAGCTCAAGTAGAATTCCCCGCAAAACTATTCTATCTTCTTAATGCTAGCGGCTTGTGTAAAAGCAGTGGCGAAGGAAGAAGAAAAATTCAGGAAGGTGGGGTACGCTTAGACGGCGAAAAAATTACGGATACAGATACTACTTTTGAAACTCCAGAAGAATTACAAGGTAAAGTTCTACAGCTAGGGAAAAAGAAGTTTGTAAAACTTTTGCAATAACAGGTTATCAGTTACCAGTTACCAATTAACAGTTACCAATTAACATTTAGGAGTTATGAGTGAGAAAATAATGAGTATTTGATTCATTATTTATTAATAATTTATTAATATTTGATATTTCTCCCTATCTCCTTTTCTTCCCATCACCATAATTTCTTCATGCAAAAAATTATAGTTCCTTTGGATGTCGCTAACGAATCAGATGCCCTAACGCTGATTGAAAAGCTTAAGGAAGTTACTTTTTTCAAGGTTGGTTTGGAGTTGTTTACCAGCTGTGGACCAAAAATTATTAAGTTATTGAAATCCCGTCAAAAAAAGATTTTTCTAGATTTAAAGTTTCATGATATCCCTAATACAGTCAAAGGTGGTTGCCGTAGTGCTGGTCGTTATGGTGTAGATTTACTGACGATTCATGCAGCTGCTGGTAAAGATGCACTTAAAGCTGCGACTGAGGGATTAGCAGAAGGCGCGATGCAAGCAGGTGTAGAACCACCTAAGTTAATTGCTATTACTTTATTGACTAGTATTTCTTCGAGACAATTAGCATTTGATTTAAAAGTTCCTCTTGAATTGCCCGAATACGCTCTACAAATGGCGCTTTTAGCTAAAGAATGCGGGTTAAATGGGGCTGTATGTTCGCCTCAAGAAGCTGCTCATTTACGAGATGTTTGTGGGGATGATTTTCTATTAGTGTGTCCTGGTGTACGTCCCACATGGGCAGATAAAGGCGACCAAAAACGCACTTTTACACCAGCACAAGCTTTACAGGCTGGTGCGGATTATTTAGTTATCGGCAGACCAATTACTGCTGCGGATCGACCTGTATTAGCTTGGAAAAAGATTTGTGAAGAGTTGACTAGTAGTTAGATTGGAATTACTCTTTA comes from Rivularia sp. PCC 7116 and encodes:
- a CDS encoding transglycosylase domain-containing protein → MSSRTFEKKQPQAPVSSGFEFIKGVGQVAGGTLLAATMLTSSIVAGGLVGLAISFRNLPDVRQLRNFFPSETTYIYDIKGKLLTSLHGEANREVVTRENISPELKRAVLASEDSDFYFHHGINPKGVGRAIVTNYTSGGVSQGASTITMQLVKNLFLSRRREYTRKLAEAVLAIRLEQILSKDDILEMYLNQVYWGHNNYGVQTAARSYFNKSASQLTLAESAMMAGLIQAPEQYSPFVSIKKAKFQQKTVLGRMLTLGWISQKEHDDALKQEIKLGKIRSFGGSALPYITNEVSRELAKKFGRDALLKGGMRVQTTVDIDFQKMAESVVKKWHYRLLRRGLYKNQIALVAVDPRTHYVKALVGGVDSKKSEFNRGTQAQRQPGSAFKPFVYYAAFATGKYTPNSIVYDTPVSYRDGSGWYRPRNYDSSFGGAMSIRHALKLSRNIPVIKVGKAIGMNKVVETSRTLGIMSPMEPVTSLPLGAIGVTPLEMASAYATFANYGWQSPTTVIARVTDSSGNVLLDNTPKPKLVLDSWAAASTINILQTVINSGTGKNAALGRPAAGKTGTTSSEKDIWFVGTVPQLTTAVWVGRDDNRQLSRGATGGSDVAPIWRDFMVRALKNSPSQSFKPPSKFTRPKAK
- the tyrS gene encoding tyrosine--tRNA ligase, which codes for MGHTESWLHRGTVEIFPQGDNSDKQSESLEKLLETANRPLRIKFGIDPTGADVHLGHSIPMRKLRAFQDNGHTAVLIIGDFTARIGDPSGKSETRRQLTQEQVEQNAKNYLEQVKPILDFDTPGRLEVRYNSEWLNKLDLGQILELLSTMTVQQMLAKEGFAERYKKENPIFIHEFLYPLMQGYDSVAVDSDVELGATDQKFNIAVGRDLQRHFGKKPQFGLLLPILVGTDGVQKMSKSLNNYVAVAEHPSQKYQKLQAVPDELLSDYFELLTDLNKDNLPDNPRERQQLLAKEVVTQYHGEQAAIEAEKAAASGGKAGEVPEYSLAQVEFPAKLFYLLNASGLCKSSGEGRRKIQEGGVRLDGEKITDTDTTFETPEELQGKVLQLGKKKFVKLLQ
- the pyrF gene encoding orotidine-5'-phosphate decarboxylase; the encoded protein is MQKIIVPLDVANESDALTLIEKLKEVTFFKVGLELFTSCGPKIIKLLKSRQKKIFLDLKFHDIPNTVKGGCRSAGRYGVDLLTIHAAAGKDALKAATEGLAEGAMQAGVEPPKLIAITLLTSISSRQLAFDLKVPLELPEYALQMALLAKECGLNGAVCSPQEAAHLRDVCGDDFLLVCPGVRPTWADKGDQKRTFTPAQALQAGADYLVIGRPITAADRPVLAWKKICEELTSS